The following proteins are encoded in a genomic region of Clostridium kluyveri:
- a CDS encoding cyclic lactone autoinducer peptide, whose translation MKSKKLSKLIANKIGLCLIAFASIVVTTNCFGFGGEPTPPKSLLK comes from the coding sequence ATGAAATCCAAAAAACTCTCAAAACTAATTGCAAATAAGATAGGTTTATGCTTAATTGCATTTGCAAGTATAGTGGTTACAACTAATTGCTTTGGATTTGGCGGAGAACCAACCCCACCCAAAAGTCTTTTAAAGTGA
- a CDS encoding sensor histidine kinase: MEMIYSFASTFIELSAFMILWCKFSLKKEKVLFKNLAIIFMSSFVMTVTTFLPINYNIILSYVTLVCLMSLFHNKSFIKSLIEFVITLLIIMILQLIVIFILKIFTSKIYLKSFEFDSIVQAFVFLFSVIIYYFVPQKNIYSITDISSRILYYIVINFIGYVVICKMVWEYNKEIILNNIIAFMTMIIIIFFLNLFLCYNIVKIDEEKKIIEIHNRYGPVIENITEEVRCKQHDFKNHLNTIQGIIEVANEGELRENLITYIKSLNKVTKDIEDVFYIDNLIIRSIIYSKITDSQKSKIDFKYFVDNDLTQWKVKDHELSEILTNILNNAFEASSDSIDKIVSLNIFNEKDKNIIKIINSVNLVKLENVNEMFNRGFSTKEGQNRGYGLYNVKKIVESKGGKIQLSFENNNICLKISL, encoded by the coding sequence ATGGAGATGATATATTCTTTTGCTAGTACGTTTATTGAGTTAAGTGCTTTTATGATTTTATGGTGTAAATTTAGTTTGAAAAAAGAAAAAGTTCTATTCAAAAATTTAGCAATAATATTTATGTCATCTTTTGTAATGACTGTAACTACATTTCTACCTATAAATTATAATATAATTTTGAGTTATGTGACTTTAGTATGTTTAATGTCACTTTTTCATAATAAAAGTTTTATTAAATCTCTTATAGAATTTGTAATAACCTTATTAATTATAATGATATTACAACTAATTGTAATATTTATATTAAAGATTTTTACCTCAAAGATATATTTAAAATCCTTTGAATTTGATAGTATTGTACAAGCTTTTGTATTTTTATTTTCTGTAATAATATATTATTTTGTACCACAAAAAAACATATATAGTATTACAGATATAAGTTCTAGAATATTGTATTATATTGTAATAAATTTTATTGGGTATGTAGTAATTTGTAAAATGGTTTGGGAATACAATAAAGAAATAATTTTAAATAACATAATTGCATTTATGACTATGATAATAATAATTTTTTTCCTAAATTTATTTTTATGTTATAACATAGTAAAAATAGATGAAGAGAAAAAGATCATAGAAATACATAATAGATATGGTCCTGTTATTGAGAATATTACGGAAGAAGTTAGATGTAAGCAGCATGATTTTAAAAATCATTTAAACACTATACAGGGTATTATAGAAGTAGCTAACGAAGGAGAATTAAGAGAGAACTTAATAACTTATATAAAATCTTTAAATAAGGTAACTAAGGATATTGAAGATGTTTTTTACATAGATAATTTAATAATAAGATCAATAATATACAGTAAGATTACTGATTCGCAAAAAAGTAAAATAGATTTTAAGTATTTTGTAGATAATGATTTAACACAATGGAAAGTAAAGGATCATGAGCTTTCGGAAATATTAACTAATATTTTAAACAATGCCTTTGAAGCATCAAGTGACAGCATTGATAAGATTGTTTCATTAAATATATTCAATGAAAAAGATAAAAATATAATAAAAATTATAAATAGTGTAAACTTAGTAAAATTAGAAAATGTTAACGAGATGTTCAATAGAGGTTTTTCAACTAAGGAAGGACAAAATAGGGGATATGGATTATATAACGTAAAAAAAATAGTTGAATCTAAGGGTGGTAAAATTCAACTATCTTTTGAAAATAATAATATATGTTTAAAAATATCACTTTAA
- a CDS encoding LytR/AlgR family response regulator transcription factor translates to MINILIAEDNDIQRRNLIKMIYEADKTLKIYEAESKEEALKILQEVYIDFFYIDISLKNSSGLDLALELRKIEKYKFNWIIFTTTHIQYMIKAFKEVHCYDYILKPCDKDEVIKMTKLLTSNRRTHNPLTKKEKHVVFDLQNNISIKLNIDEIIFMEVDLRRIILHTKNDKYKAKRLSLVKALEMIDCDYILQSHKSFAVNINFINKIEAVSSKLWEICFNNCKEKALLSYNFKESVMKKFKKL, encoded by the coding sequence AAGATAATGATATACAGAGAAGAAACCTTATAAAAATGATATATGAAGCAGATAAAACCTTGAAGATTTATGAAGCAGAATCTAAAGAAGAAGCTTTAAAAATTTTACAGGAAGTTTATATAGACTTTTTTTATATAGATATTTCTCTAAAGAATTCTTCAGGGTTGGATTTGGCTTTGGAACTTAGAAAGATTGAAAAATATAAATTTAATTGGATAATTTTTACAACAACTCATATACAATACATGATTAAAGCTTTTAAAGAAGTTCACTGCTATGACTATATATTAAAACCATGTGATAAAGATGAAGTAATTAAAATGACCAAGCTTTTAACTTCAAATAGACGTACACATAACCCATTGACAAAGAAAGAAAAGCATGTGGTTTTTGATTTGCAAAATAATATAAGCATAAAGTTAAATATAGATGAAATTATTTTTATGGAAGTAGATTTAAGAAGAATAATTTTACATACTAAAAATGACAAGTATAAGGCAAAGAGGCTGTCTTTAGTCAAAGCTCTAGAAATGATAGATTGTGATTATATATTACAAAGTCATAAGTCCTTTGCCGTAAATATTAACTTTATTAATAAAATTGAAGCTGTGTCTAGTAAGTTGTGGGAAATTTGCTTTAATAATTGTAAAGAAAAAGCTCTTTTGAGTTATAATTTTAAAGAAAGTGTGATGAAAAAATTTAAGAAACTTTAA